DNA sequence from the Zonotrichia albicollis isolate bZonAlb1 chromosome 29, bZonAlb1.hap1, whole genome shotgun sequence genome:
aagaagaaaaccacaaGATTGAAATCACATTATTTTATAGCCTTTTCTCTTTAAATAAAACCTGGGGTAGCTTACCTGCATATTTAAGACACCTTTATCATCAAAACTGGGCCAATTTTTTGTAATTGCTGTGCTTAAGAGAGGTTTTTGGACACTTCTCATGGAGTGTGAAAGGGCTGTGTTTTAATGTGTCATTTATGGGCCACATCCTGCTGGGTTCTCCTTGGACTGGGAGGTTTTTAACCAGCAGACATTGAATGCACTCAAAGCTTTTCACTAAGGGAACACCAAAATTCAATTGTTCAATTGTGAGGTGCTGCCCCATCCTCACCATGTCTTGCCCAATCCCACCTGAGGAGCTGAATGTGATTTTGGCGCCATCACCAGTGACTTTGAGCTGATCTATCCAGAATTAAACCCTGCAAGGTGACAGGTAGAGGTATCATGTTTTATTGAGCTCAGTTCCCACAGAGGTGGAGGTGGCACAGGAGTGACAGGGATTACAGGCAAGAAAAGCTGGAGAAAACACAGTGAGAGGGAGTTCCCCGTGTCCCCACACGGGGGCACGTCACAAAGAGGTCATGTCGTTGAGGGCATGGTCGAGCTCCTCGCTGATGGCTTTGTACTTCAGCTTCTGAGCGTAGAGCTCATCTGTCAggcaccagggcagcagcaccagggcagcaagaaatgcagggaggaggagaggccACAGGAGGAGAGCGGAGAGGCAAAAGGCAACAGCAGCCAAAGCAgttgggaggaaaacaaaagaagaaaacagagtAGTTGAGTATCAGAGGGAAAGCAAAACACCCACAAAGCTGCCTGGTCAGAAGTTCCTCCTATGTGAACTTTTTGTAATCCCATAACTGTTTTCAAGCAAGCAGATTAAGTATGGTGAGCCCTTGAGTCCCTCCATGGCCAAAATCAGGGAATTGTTACCAACTTTATGGAAGAAAACCTTTTCCAGGAGAACTTCCACCAGTGGACACATCACACCCATAGGCTACTGTTCTTTGCCACTAAATCCACCACCCACTCCTAGAATTTGTCATCTGATTTGAAACTGATCACTTCTAAAGAAATTTGACTCATTCCATACCTTCCAGGTCATCAATAGACTTTTCCAGTTTGGCAACAGTTCTCTCTGCAAATTCTGCACGAGTTTCAGCCTAAAAAAAGGTGAAATAGCATCACTGGGTGCTCCTAGAAAGATTATGCCCAAAGATGCATCCAGCTTGGGGATGGCCAAACTTACTTCTTTCAGCTTGTCAGAGAGAATCTTGATTTCTTCTTCatatttatcttctttttcGGAGTACTGTGAAAACAATAAACGCTCGTTAAAGGAAGTTGTAGCAACAATAATAAATGTTTATAAAACTCTGACCTATTTATAAGCACTCTTCCTTTTAAAACAGCTGCAAAAACCATTTCCATGCTCTCCTGCAGACCTTCAGCATTGTTTGGGCAGAACTGATGGAGTGGTATCCACAGGCAGGCAGGTAAAACCTCTCCTTTGCTTTGTATTCCTGATTTATTTCTATGAATTCTATTTACAAGTTTTGGCTTCGCCCATATCCTTTAGTTTACTGAAGGAACCAACCTTTTCAGATTGAGCTTCCAAAGATTTCAGGTTGTTTGTGACGTTCTTTAGCTCCTCTTCAAGGTCACTACACTTACTAGAAAGGGAAAATAGAAGTATGAATTATTAGTGTTCCTGTTATGATTTGGAAGAGTCTAAAAAACACAAGGGAGGAAGTATTTAagtctgaaagaagaaaaccaggtATATAGTGTGCAAACAAACTTTTCTATGAGTACTAACTACATGCGTGCCTAGCAGGAGATTATTTTCAATGCAATGTAGTGTTGATATTTCCTATATTCTGAACAGTTACTCACACTTCAGACACCTCTGCACGCTCCTCAGCTCTTTCCAGTTCACCCTCCAGAATAACCAGTTTACGGGCAACCTGTAGAAAGATAACAGCCAGTTATCAGTCAGTGTGCagctcacagaatcacagcatggcttgggctgggagggacctcaaaATCATCCATTTCCATCCCCTGGGACACTTTCTTTACAGATTTCAACAGGCACTCAGAAGTactctgctcctgcttcctcTGGAGTGAGGAAATTCGGCTGAAGCATACAGCCCCAGATGTAACAGCCCTCCCCAATTGGATTTTGCAGTATTTTTAGCATTGGGTACTGAGGATGCTGCAAATCACTATTAAAATTCCTCCTTGCTGGCAAGGTTCCAAGGCTGAAGCATCAGCCAGTGCCAGTTGAACAGAGGGACTGAACTGAAGAGCAGTGTTGTTATTGCTCATGGCTCTCCTGCACATTTCAccatttccttctcccttttACCTCCTCATACTTGCGGTCGGCTTCTTCAGCAATGTGCTTGGCCTCCTTCAGCTGCATTTCCtgaatttccattttctcttcATCTTTCATTGCTCTGTTCTCAATAACCTTCATTCCTCTGTAGAAGTCAGAGCGTGTTTAATGTTAAAAGCATTTTGCTACTTGTATCTTAACTTCACAAAGTGGAATTTGATATTTGTAACCCAAAAATGGCCCATTATACCCACAGTGGTTATCAAGGGTAATGGAATTACCCAATCAGGCTTGTAAGAAAGTTTCAAGTCTCTGAGCTGCAGTTGCACATGCAGATACTAAATTACACAGGAGTATTTTATTCACATATATTCACTCAGTTAacaccagaaaataaaaaaggagcgTACCTCTCGCTCTCATCTGCTGCTTTCTCAGCCTCCTCCAgtttctgcagggctgtggccaGTCGTTCCTGGGCACGGTCCAACTCCTCTTCCACGAGCTGGATGCGTCTGTTCAGAGCTGCCACCTCACCCTCAGCCTGTGTGAACAATGCCCAGAGGGGGTTACACAGCActcagtgtccctgcagccacgGCAGCAtcaccctggggctgcagggcagctcaggggcccttctgcctctgctttttgtttgcttaAACTCTGGCATCTCAGGAATGTCAAGGTATGGAGCGTGTgcttgttctttcttttttttaatggcacTTATCATTCCTGCCACTCAAAAAGGAACTCTGCAGGACTGCTGAATCGGGGTATTTTTGGAGCACTTCACAGGGCTGCATCTATccaaacttttaaaaatgaacCGTTTCCATGATGGCTTAGTTCCAAAACCTTCACCGTGGGTTTCTCTGCCCTTGGTTTCAGTGACACCCTGGAGCCAGGTCCTGATCCATCCTGGATGCTGGAGAATCTAcaggggcagctgggcacagacaGTGGCCTCAGCATGGCAGAGTCAGGCTTTTTTTGGGACAAAATTAGATAGAGTCTTAAAATAAGTTAATTTTGCTTCCTGCAGTACTTAAGGAATTAGGCAGGATGCATTTCTCAATAATAAGATCTGTTTGTGTATTATTGAACAAACTGCACGTTAACTGGAACACCATTAGTGTATAAAAAATAGACTAGTTAACAAATGGAAGAGATTGCTGGGAGAAATGCTCGATACAGAAAACATGGACAAACTGGTGTCCATAAATATGTGTTCATTAAGACTGAGCTCCTTTAATTGCTTGTTTTTGAAGGAAAATGGAACCCTGCTTAGTAACTGCCAGGCTTGTTCACTGTATTGTCCCCCATTCTGAGGAGGATTGCCATATACAAGAttaactttttttctcctcagctttACAGAATATAGACCCTGGAGGGGCGACTGTTTTATGCTTTATGTTAAaacactttggaaaaaaaaaaaaaaaaaaaagcgttTTTCTGCAGCTTAGCAAATTTGGTCACTGACCACTCCTAAGCTGGAGGAAGTGGTTTCCATTCACTTCTGAGCCATCTTGGAAAGGAGTTCAGTGGCTGATCCAAATGGAAGCTGACCCAGGATTCCTCTAGTCATAAATTATCCAGCGTTTCATCTGTTTTTACCCAGTGCAGTGTTTAACTTCCCGATTTATACACAAGGCATCGATCACGTACAAAACTGGCATCTGTTCTGTGGCAGCAACTCCTTCCACTAGACAGGGCGCTTTTAAGTCACTTTTTAATTCAGAAAGATTCCAAAGTTATGGAGCCGGGGCCACTGGGAATCTGGGGTGAGCCTGGCTCcacctctcccagcagcagcccgcaGTCCTTATACGGTAAAACTAACTCGCTGACATGTGATAAAATAGCAGGAAGATGCCGGGAAGGCTGATCGCACACAAATCTAAGTGAAACCAGCTGTCCAACCCCGGGAGAGCCGCACGCTAGCGGAGATTTTCGCATTTCTCTGTGAAAACCAGGACGGAAAGTTATTTTTCAGCAGTTCGGACATTTCCCAGCTGTGCTGAAGCCAGCGGTGCGGCGCCGAGAGGCGGGAACTCCCCGCTCCGTGTCATGCAGCGCTTTTGCCTAATTAAACAGCCATTTCCTACTAAACGCTCAACCGCTCCCCAGTGCCGATCGGTGCTCGAGCGCCTTTTCCGCAGGAATGGGCCCCAAAGCGCGATAAGCGGCGGGCCAGGAGCCGCGGCCGCCGCGCCCGGTTCCGCGCGGCtcgggccggggcgggcgcggcgctGCGGCAGCGCGGGCGGTGAgtgcggagcggagcggggacagcccagggatggaggCAGCCGGCGGCCAAGCCGTCCTCCCGCAGCGGGGAAGAGCCGGGCGCGCCCCAGCGAGAGAGAGCCAGAGacaggaaggaaggagcagcccGGGAGAGAGCGACCGAGAGAGGCGAGCAGGCAGCCCGGGCGGTCTCACTTTCTCCCGCAGGTCCCGTTCCAGGTCCAGCTCCCGCTGGAGGACCTGCGCGCGGTCCTCCGCCTCATCCGCCTGTTGCTGCAGGCACTGGATCTTCCTCTTGACGGCTTCCAGGGAGCTCGGCGCGGCCATGGGCGCGGGCGGCGGGCTGGGCGCGGAGGTGCTGCACGTGGCGGGCCCGCGCCTTTCAATGGCCCGCTGACGTCACGCGCCTGGAGGTGGAGGTGGTGACGTAGCCTGAGGAGCGGCGCGGGCTCGgccgggacgggacgggacgggcgcGTCCGGGGCCGCCCCGCTCGGATCGACCCGGTTCGGCCTGGGGGATGCTGCCCCACCCCGCTCGGCCCGGTTCGGCCTGGGGGATGCTGCCCTGCCCCGCTCGGCCCGGTTCGGCCCGGAGGACGCTGCCCCGCCCCACTCGGCCTAGGGGATGCCGCCCGCTCGGCCCGGTTCGGCCTGGCCCGGGGGATGCTGCCCCGCTCGGCCCGGTTCGGCCCGGAGGATgctgccccgcggccccggcctCCCAAAGGCGAGGTTTTCACGCCGCTGCCACGACGGAGCGGGTGTGGCGCGGAGCCTGGACTGGCCTTTAGCCCTGACACGGGGATGAAGGCAAAGGGCATCTTTATGCCACGGCACaatcctgctgctgtcccatttTCCCTCAAAAGGCACCATTTTGTTTAGTTCTGTCAAAGGAGATTTCTCCTTTCCCAAAGAATTCCCAGCAGGACCCCGGAGTCCGCTCCGGGTACCCCTGGAGGCTCAAGTGGGCTCGGTGCAGAACAGCCCCGCTCCCTTTAGCAGAGGGGAGAGGAGATTGAAACCCTGCACCCCCTAAAACTGTAATCCCGCCTTTCTATCCCCCGGCAGAAATGCAAACAACCAGTGAAGTGCGTACAAAACACAGCGAGCAGAGTTACTGGCATGGGTACGTACATCAGTGGCCTTCTTCTCAGCCTGCTCCAGTTTTTCCTGGGCATCTTTAAGAGCCTCTGAGTATTTATCCAGTTCATCTTCAGTTCCTTTCAGCTTCTTCTGCAGAGCTACCAGCTCATCCTCTAcctttcaagagaaaaaatccccaaagtgAGCATATTGATGTAGCATCAGTTACAGTTTAACATTATAAAACTACTCTTTACTATTAGTTTTAGCCCATTATAGCATACAAAATGCCACAAAAGACCAGATCAAAGTTTTGCTGGTGACAGTAGTCTGAGAATGACTGGTAGCAATTGCCAGGGCAGGAtcattaaaaatatgtcattcTTGAACAACACTGCCTGCACCACACACACAGGATCTGGTTTAATACAGAACTTAGTATAAACCCTTTCTcacctcactttttttttttttttttttttttttttggatacCCTGCAACAATTTTGCAGCATAATTATAGATGTTTTTATATTGTGTCATTTTAGTGTTTGTTGTAACACTATTACCTGGTGATTTTTCAGGAAACTATTCCATTTCTGTACAGCTGAAAAAAATGAATGATCTTTGTGTGCGCTTCAGGACACTCAGCCCCCATGAGGCACTCAGGGTGTGGGAGGGACCAGGGCTGGCCTTGCTCTGGGTGGGACTCGCTGACCTCgggaggtcccttccagcctggatTATTCCCCAACTCTGGCCCGACACGATTTGAGGCTCAGACTCCTCCATACCATATAAATCCATATTGTTCACTAGAATTGTGCTATTTATAACCTGCTGGGAGGCTGGTTAGTGATAAACTGTCTCATGCTCCCTGAAGAATTCACGTTATCAGAGGCCTGCTGCTGATAAGGGTGGGCCTGCAAACCCATCTGCTCCATCCTTTCATTTGCAACACAAATCAGCTCAGTCTGTTCAGACAGTGATTTATCCATTCAGCTCCACCTTCACAGAAATTTACTCTACGAAAACAGTTTGTGTTTTGGTGTACTTCCTTCATTTTAGTTCCACTGATagttttaaagacatttttggTAGTGTGCTATTCTGGAATGTTGGTGTGTTGCAGAGAATAAGCAGAGAGTGTGAGAGAACTGCAAACCTTGCTCGGGTGTTCTGACAGAGGGACACTGAGCAGCATGAAGCAGATGCTGGCTTTGTGTAtgaataataaagtaattatttGAGTATTGTGCCCACATtaaaaaagaagctgaaaatTTTGAGACAATTCAGAAAAGAGGAATAAGatcaaagatttatttttctaaagaagaagaaatattagGCCAGATGAATGCTTATAACACATTAGAGCAGTGTGGAAGATGCAGCAGATTGAGGGAATATAAAAGGGACAAGAAGTGCTGTAAAAACTTGAATGCACTCAGCTAACATTTCAAGATCATTCTGGAAATACTAAAGCTCAAATAGGAGACAGACAGCAGAATAAAGAcattgaaaagcaaaagaataTGAAAATGTTATCGTTAGAATTCAGTTAAAAGAACAGCATTCAAATTAAGATATTCTCCATTATTCTTGACACAAAAAATAAGAGAACCCATCTCCTGTTGAGTCTCAGCTGGTACCTCTAAGGGGCACTCTCTGCACCAAAAACTTGAAGTGAACTTTATTAATTCATTTCAAGGAGAGGCTTAATTAATGTTTAGACACAGCCGACTCTATTAGCACTAGTCCTACAAGTGTCAAGGTTTACAGCTTTGATTTTAAATATGTAAGGGCCTTTTGCATGGAATCAAAGCATGAGAAATTCAGGAGAATTATGTAAGATTCAAGAAAACTTAGACAAAGTACTGTTAATAATCTGTGGATGGTGTTAATTTTGGAAAGACTGAGATGGCTGAGAAGTTACAGCCTAGTCCTGGCTCTAGAAGCGtaacaaaaaggcaaaaaactTCAAAAGAAGATTAACAGAAAACTGACttcaaattattttgctttctgaATCAGAACACTGCCACACAGTATTTTGTTACACTTATTTCCACACACGAAGCCAgtgattttatttcctcttaCCTGCTTGCATTTGTCCTCAGCTGCCTTCTTATCCgtctcagcctgctctgctctgtcaaTGGCATTCTCCTTGTCCAACTTCAACATCTGCATCTTTTTCTTGATAGCTTCCATTTTTGCtcaaggacaggctggatcTGTCACGCAACTGAAAGAATCTTATGATTAAAATTGTAGATTTTTAACAGCTTGGACAGAGAAAGAAGTTGTACCCAGGCAAGCCACAGGGGAAATGAGCTACAAGTGGTTTTAGAGAGCTTTAAACCCAGAGCCCCCTGGACAAAACCCAGATCTATTGGCCCCTTCTCCGGTGCTCCATCCACAGCCTTTCTAAGGAATGAGCTGGAACAGACTCACTAGAGGAATCTTCACCACTCCATCTCCTTATTTGGGTCCTGTTTTCTTAAAGAGAAAACTGTTTCCATTTTTAAGCTTCTGACAGAAGCAAAAGTGTTGACATATGAACACATGCTTGAAGAGAAGCTGATTAGCTCCCCtttgtgtgtgcagagcaattaACCAACCCAGCAGATCCTGGGGATGGCCTGCCTTCCTGGAAAAAAGGCATGAGGCTGATCAAGGGAAGGATCTCTTTACGTTACTCCAAAATAAATCCagacataaaataaataatttttaaaaaatctatgcCTAAGAGGTGGCTAAATTTAAGTTATAAAAAGATGCAGGATATGAGACAGCAGAGTTTTTTGCTGTAAAAATAAGCGCTGGTGTTAAGGAACTAGCTATAATGTGTGATAGTACAACGCATAACAGAACTCAAATTTAGATGTCAAGTTCAGGCTGAAGGCAAACTCAGTGAGTTTGAGTGCCTGTCCTTGAAATTTCCCTCACTAAATCCTTGGGGAACTGAACAACACCTGAAGTTTCAGTCTGATGAGCACTGTAAATTATTCCTTCTGCTGTATGAAGGGAAGAGCAGGCTCTGGGGTGAGCAGGAGTATCTCCACTGACGGAGAGAGCATCCAACAGCCCCAGAATGAGCTCTGCTTCCTTTTGCAGCTTGATTAAACACGTCCCCAAAACCATTCTATCCC
Encoded proteins:
- the TPM4 gene encoding tropomyosin alpha-4 chain isoform X1, with product MEAIKKKMQMLKLDKENAIDRAEQAETDKKAAEDKCKQVEDELVALQKKLKGTEDELDKYSEALKDAQEKLEQAEKKATDAEGEVAALNRRIQLVEEELDRAQERLATALQKLEEAEKAADESERGMKVIENRAMKDEEKMEIQEMQLKEAKHIAEEADRKYEEVARKLVILEGELERAEERAEVSEVKCSDLEEELKNVTNNLKSLEAQSEKYSEKEDKYEEEIKILSDKLKEAETRAEFAERTVAKLEKSIDDLEDELYAQKLKYKAISEELDHALNDMTSL
- the TPM4 gene encoding tropomyosin alpha-4 chain isoform X3; the encoded protein is MAAPSSLEAVKRKIQCLQQQADEAEDRAQVLQRELDLERDLREKAEGEVAALNRRIQLVEEELDRAQERLATALQKLEEAEKAADESERGMKVIENRAMKDEEKMEIQEMQLKEAKHIAEEADRKYEEVARKLVILEGELERAEERAEVSEVKCSDLEEELKNVTNNLKSLEAQSEKYSEKEDKYEEEIKILSDKLKEAETRAEFAERTVAKLEKSIDDLEDELYAQKLKYKAISEELDHALNDMTSL
- the TPM4 gene encoding tropomyosin alpha-4 chain isoform X2, whose protein sequence is MEAIKKKMQMLKLDKENAIDRAEQAETDKKAAEDKCKQVEDELVALQKKLKGTEDELDKYSEALKDAQEKLEQAEKKATDAEGEVAALNRRIQLVEEELDRAQERLATALQKLEEAEKAADESERGMKVIENRAMKDEEKMEIQEMQLKEAKHIAEEADRKYEEVARKLVILEGELERAEERAEVSEVKCSDLEEELKNVTNNLKSLEAQSEKYSEKEDKYEEEIKILSDKLKEAETRAEFAERTVAKLEKSIDDLEEKLAQAKEENLGLHQTLDQTLNELNCI
- the TPM4 gene encoding tropomyosin alpha-4 chain isoform X4 produces the protein MAAPSSLEAVKRKIQCLQQQADEAEDRAQVLQRELDLERDLREKAEGEVAALNRRIQLVEEELDRAQERLATALQKLEEAEKAADESERGMKVIENRAMKDEEKMEIQEMQLKEAKHIAEEADRKYEEVARKLVILEGELERAEERAEVSEVKCSDLEEELKNVTNNLKSLEAQSEKYSEKEDKYEEEIKILSDKLKEAETRAEFAERTVAKLEKSIDDLEEKLAQAKEENLGLHQTLDQTLNELNCI